The genomic interval CTTCATTTTGGGTAACTTTCCAGAAGTTTACTGTAGCTAAGCTAGTAAAGGTAAGGAAACAGTCTAGGCCTTGAAACCATTAGccctgctagctagctaacgttaaacCGAAGACGGAAAAGATGGCCGGATTTCTCTCTTGCGCTGACGATGCTGTTGAcaatttttaaatgtgaagctcTTCGGGCTGTTGAAGCCTCCACGTTAATCAAACCTTCAAACCTGCAAGTAACGGAAGTGCTTTCgttaaagtatttttacatttttacggGCGTTTGTTATGAATTAGTAGTGTTTTAGTGACTAATTAGCTCGCTGAAGGAACACATCCAACTGGAGTAAGCTAGGTTAGCTAACTACTGCACTAGGTAACGTTTGTTAGGCCGTTTTATCTTAACGCTAACCGGGTTAACGGTGTTGTTAATGGCTTGTAACAACGTGGGTACCGACGTATAAACTGTCgcagttttctgtttgttagCTGTTTAAGTTGCAGTTGGTTTGCTAGCTGACTGTTTGACATGTAGCAGCAGTGACAGATGAACCTGGACTGTCATGAATGCTGGAAAGCaagaaatcaaagtaaaaagAGTTTCTTCAAGGAAGAGGTCGAGGGACAGCCTGAAGACTCACCTGACACCTGTCccgaagagaggaggaggaggaggaggaggaggggggaccTGTTTACAGCAATGTCCCAAAACCCGGAGGCTCGGCAGCATCATGGCTGATGTTCCAGCTGCTGAGGTGCGTTAGTTTGCAAGCATTGATCTATAACAGAGATGAGAGAATAAGTCAAGTACCAGAAACAGACTCTGCAACTACTAAGATAATCAGTTCATCGACATTATTAAGCAACGATGCCGAAAATTCACTGCAGcctcttaaatgtgaatatttgccaGTGTCGGtatattaattaattcatattaaagagaatattttggggttttggtcGGTTGGTCAgattaaagacattttacaagagaaacaagacattttaaaatgtcaacttgGAAAACTGagattttcactattttctgatgatTTATAGACCAATGGTTGAATGGTTTAATCAAGTAAATAATTGACATGATTAAGATAATCGTTAGCTTTAGCTagcttgattaattgattagtctaTAACCCAaagataattattttattataacgtaagacaaagaaaagcaccagAACCTCAGATTTGAGAAGgtggaaccatcaaatgttttacatttttttcttgaaaaatgacaaatcagGAAATCCACTGATATGAAGCATCACCAGGAGCAGTTTGGTGTcaggaaacaacaaactgtGACAGCTGATTGGTCCGTTAGGCGGATTCTATCAATATAATATATGTCAATAGAAGTAAATATTGGACATCCCACTGAACGAAGACCATCATGGACCAGCATCTAAAAGCTTCTATGAAACTGAAGTCGTGAGCTTTGAATGTTGTCGATCTTACAAACAGATCTGTGACATCATCTGCCTAATTGATACAACCGACCAATCAGCTGTCAGAACAGGTATTGATCAGCTGTAGTTTCCTGCTCCTGATGATGTTTTAAAAGAGAACTGAGAGCTTGAAACTGTCATTTTCTGAAGAAACTCTACTGTTATATAATTTTGCTGtagatcaactaattgattaatcaactaataatttcagctctagtttCAGTCCTCCATTGATAGACTAAACTAACCGTCCTGTGTTTTGTTGGCAGTTCTGCAGTGACAGTGAGGATTTATTTGGAGACTATGACAGTATCCTGGATGACAGCTCTCTCTTGGCAAAGCTGGACGATgcagaacaaaatgaaagacagCAAGACCTCCAGCGTTCAGCTGTGGATCAGCCAGACTTCACGACTCTGCGGCCATCGAAAGACGCCGTCTGTAAACCGTCCTGTGAGGACATTCTCACGGACTCCATCTTAGACAGCCTCGGAGACGAACACTTTGAGGACTTACCGCCCAGCCAGCGTCAGTTTCAAGAACAAATTCAAGAGAACGCAAAGAGGAGCAGACTGCAGGACGGAGATAAAACCTCCACACCTTTTAGAAACACTGATGGGACCTCTGAGGCTGGAACAGAAAGAAACGTAGAGGACATAACCAAGAGACAAACCAAGGCGAGGAGGAGCGTGACGGACCAGCTGAAGAGGACAATGCTCTGTAACGCAGCAGCTCCCTCGAATGTTTCACGTACCGTCGTGTTAAAAGAAGCGGTGGTTTCTGAGGAGATCAGCATCGCCAAGCAGGCCATGGAAACTGTGTCTGCTGAGACGCCTGACCTCGGACCGTTCTTTGGACTCCCCTCCAAAGTGAAGGACCTGATGTACAAACTGAGAGGCATCAAGAGTTTATATGGTGATTAGTAGATCAACAGAAAAGCTTCATGAAAATGTTCCAGCTGTTGTAATGTGAGGATTCGCTGGTTTTCTTAGTATTCTGGGATGTttaactgaatgtctttgggtcttggactgttggtcagacaaaacacgACCTTAGATGTTATCTTGGacttttcattatcgattaatctttCAGTTTACACGTCACTTTTCGTATAGATTAAATAAGTCAGATATAACATGCTAatcagctttagaggtgctgggaggtggattttgtttcttttggacagagccaggctagctgtttccccatgtttccagtctttatgctaagctaagctaacaagcagccagctgtagcttcatatttgccgTACATACTTTAAAAGAGTACAAGAGGATTTCCCAAAATActaaagtattcctttaaaccaGTGTAACTTCAACGAGAGCACAAGCGTTTTCCTTTCTTGTTTCAGATTGGCAGGAGACGTGTCTGAACCTGGACTGCGTTCAGGAGAGGAAGAACCTGATCTACTCTCTTCCCACTAGCGGAGGGAAAACTCTAGTTGCAGAGATCCTCGtcctcagagagctgctgtgCAGGAAGAAAGACTGTCTGTTCATCTTACCGTACATATCACTGGTGCAGGAGAAGGTACTGGATGAAACACAGTCTTTGTATGTAAACTCATCAAGAGAGACGTGAAGGATGAACACAGGGTTTTTAGACTCGTTCTGACGTCCTTCACTCGTCtcacagaacagaaacacatctATTTTATTAGGTATATCaatccacactgacacacagatgGATGAGGTGTTTCTGTCTAAGATCCACCAGACTTTCATCACACCATCTGATCTATCGTACAGTCTGACTCAGACTGTAACCAAGACTTTATTAGACCATCTGGCACAGTGAGACATGAAGCTGATTGTTTTCACAAAGTCTGTAGGCACCATATGAGAAGAGAGGCATATAAAATAATGTTGTCTTCATAGAAATGTACGATGTGACAGAGATGATGTTACGTATGTTTATAGTCAATAGAAGAGGACCGAGGGTAGAGCCTTGGGGGACCCTACCAGGAACTACTGCTTGGTTGTTTTGCAGGTACGTGGGTTAGCAAGCTTTGGCCTGGAGCTGGACTTCATGGTGGAGGAGTATGCTGGCAGTAAGGGCAAGTTTCCTCCAGTGAAGAGAAGAAACAGCAGATCACTTTACATCGCAACGATAGAGAAAGCCCACAGCCTCGTCAACTCTCTGATCGAGACCAGCAGGATGGACGACCTCGGACTGGTGGTGGTCGATGAGGTACGAGCACACCTGAGTTTGAATGAGAGACGACAGTAAAGGTCGATGCTTAATGTCAACATCTGTCTTCCATGTGCAGCTTCACATGTTGGGTGacggcagcagaggagctgttATTGAAATGACGCTGTCCAAAGTCCTCTACATGAGCAGTAAGTGTCCTCGTCTCACTGTAACACAGTTGTCTTGGACGGATGAATGATCCTCATCTGGTCTCTTCCAGAAAGCACTCAGATTATTGGAATGAGCGCCACTCTGGGAAACATCAAAGACCTGCAGACGTTTTTGAGGGCTGAAAATTACACGAACGACTTCAGACCTGTGAGTGATTTGAAATGTCCTGTTTATCAAAGCATGCTGTAGTGTTTTAAACagaagtctggtgatattctgtacAGTGTGCGTgaatcacagcctgatatatcttgtTATATCTGAGTCTCACTGGCTGACCGGTTCCTTCATGACTGTAAACTGTTCTGTGCTCAGGTCCAGCTGAAGGAGTATGTTAAACTGAACGGCACGATCTATGAGGTGGACCCAAAGGAAGAGGACTGTTTCAGATTCTCACGTCCTCTCAACTTTAAGGTAAATACAATATTCACATACTGTGAACATGTTGTAACAAacttacagagagagaagagaggagtgagaggTGTTGGATGTCACCGTGAAGCATCTAGGCAGCATCTTGTAGTTTCTCTCAattgttttgacacattttagaaagaaaagGGCTGTTTTTTCAGCTCAGGTGTGACAAACAAACGGCAAAACTCCGGAGAGACAAACAGCCTCTCTTTTTCAACGCAGCGTATCAAATCAAGCTCACACCTGaagtctgtctgtttacagctCCACATCTGTACGTGGGTACAGACGTTTCTTTTCAGGTAAAGATTTTGCTGATAAAGAACCTGTGAGTGCTAGCTGCAAATGATACTAACGCTCAGTACAATATGTCTGACCTTCGCCACGTCCCTCAGTACTCCAGCGCGATGCAGAAGGTCGACCCGGACCACATCATCGCTCTGGTGACTGAAGTCATTCCAACACATTCATGTCTGGTGTTCTGCCCCACCAAGAAGAACTGTGAGAACGTCGCAGCGATGATCTGCAAATATCTGAAAGAGTGAGTGAACCAGCCGGCTGCCGTCTGCCGCCCTGCCGTCACGGCTCTGACTGATTCGGTGTTGTTCTCTTGACTCTGTCAGGGAGTTCCTCCGGCTCAGGGAGGCGGAGAAGGCCGTCCTCCTCAGAGAGCTGAGGGACAGCGGGAACGGCTCGGTGTGCCCGGTGCTCAGGAAGACGGTGCCGTATGGTTTGGCCTATCACCACAGCGGACTGACCTCCGAGGAGAGgaagctggtggaggaggcCTACTCCAACGGGGtcctctgtctcctcacctGCACCTCCACCCTGGCTGCAGGGATCAACCTACCTGCCCGCAGGTTAGCCACTGACGCACTGAAGACTATGGTGTCACTGGTAGGCCAGGGAACACCTGAGTTAGTGTATATTGAAATAATCCCATTTTCATAAACCGAAGCTGAGAGGTCAAAGCTTTTAGAATAATAGAAATATTCCTTCTCTCTGATGCTTTGACTTCATTATACAGGACCTTATGTGGTTCCAACCTTTAGCCTTTGAGAGCGATGAGGACTGATCAGgttgtttgatttgaatatgttttgatAACCACAGAAGCTATTTCATAAAGATAAAGAAGAAGAGTCAACCATCTGATGACCCCTCAGATATATTTGGGCCCATCGGAAGGTCCTGAGGCctagattgggaaccactgccttAAGGGATcagtctggtgttattctatattttgtattgttgaTAAATCTCACattcagactcaaaccatcaacccatcagtccgtctctcagtcctgtctcacttcctgtctgtggctctcagctctcaacccattggttcctactgaagacgtcaatctttaaaaagacctcacaaatatatagtttcatgtttaaaaggctcagtcatttcctcaaacagctgctcgctgtagtttttatcaaactaacaggaggaaatagtgcatctgttggggactattttcagcggcggatgaatccacatttagTAAGATATATCCGGCTGTGATGCACACACAATACCTGTTAGTAGATACTTTCCCTGGAGCATGAGGTGGATTCTTCCCTTCGTCTTCTCACTATTTTAAAATACTGATAAAATGAGTGACGTCTCTACGAGTGCctggaaacacagagaacaagCAGACCATGTTGTCCGGAGAGAAACCAACAAAGACCAGTTGCAGGGTTTTATACCCGAGTCTCGTCTCATCATGGTCTTATTGATATCACAAAACCAGTTCTCCCACCGTCTCACGCAACACAAACTGTCCTTGAAGGAATATTTTTAATCCACCACTCgtcagccaccctgcctgccaGTTGGTTTCCTGGCCCACATCCAGTTGTTTTGTCTCCTCATGTGGCCGCACTGTGTGTAACTGTACACAGAGAGAATACACTAACTACAAACCATAAAAATACTACATCATAAGCTAAAGTAAAACTGTTCTCCGTATTTCATTTCCCACTGAGTCTGAATgtgaatacaaaaataaatatttatataaatctCAGCAGATTTATCCCTTAAAGGGTCTCACTGTGTTACTGCAGGAGAAGTGGTTGTATCTTTGATTTGTAGTAAAAACACCAGATTGGTCCTTTAATCTGTTAGAGAATGATGATGTTTTAGTTTTGAAGTTTGAGTCGGCGTTCTGTGTGTCTCGTGTTCTCTGTCTCATGAGGTGATGAATTGAGTCTATTTTGGGGTTGATCCCGATGTCCTCATATCAGAGTGATTCTGCGCTCACCGTACGTGGCCACAGACTTCCTGAAGAGGAGCCAGTACAAGCAGATGGTGGGCCGGGCCGGCCGAGCCGGGATCGACACTGTGGGAGAGAGCATCCTCATCCTGCAGGACAAGGAGAGGAACATGGTGACTGCACCCACAGCATGTGTTGTAGGAGACATTGTATTGACTGAGCAGAGGTTCGCAGTGTTTGTCTGGTGGATCGAAGACGAGTGGAAAcagtctttctgtttgtcttcagcttcagacagcactggtgactgacagtctctgtctctcgtcaAGACTTTAAGATGAACAGCTGTTAGGAGACATCTGCTTCTTGAGAAAAAGTCAAAGCTTATTTGGTTCAGTTATCCAGGAGACttagatattcagtttactgtcacacaaGTTCTAACCAAGAAAACCAGCAAGAATTCACATCAGAGAAGCAAGAACCATTGATTGGCTGATGAGTTAATCGACCAGTCGTTTCCTGTCTGGAGGAGACGGTTAGAAGAGACTTTACAGAACACTTCCTGAACCTCTGGAGAGGATGAATACGTCTTTCTGTCTTGacctgttttgtgttgtttcaggctAAAACACTGGTGTGTGCCCCGATGGAGAACTGTTACAGCAACCTGCTGCACGATGATGGGAAGGGCCTCCTGAGCCTCATCCTGTCTCTCATTGGATTACATGTAAATTTCATCtggtttttgtttcttttgtccgAACCTGAGCACATTACCCTGAAGTAGACAGAGCTGAGTGGACGCACATGAATCAGTGCTGTTCTGCTGCAGATCGCCAGGTCTCTGGACCAGATGAGGGACTTCCTGTGTGGGACGCTGCTGTACGTCCAGcagaggcagctgtgtgtggagagcagtgtgtgggaggtggtgcagcagtgtgttgacCTCCTGAAGGACAAAGACCTCGTCACTGTGACTGCAGACTGTGGCGGTCAGACTCTGCAGGTCACCAAGCTGGGAAGAGCGACGTATAAAGGTGAGTCACTGTCGCGGCTGTAAAGCTTCCAATTTAAGTTCCtttgtttactgctaattagctaccgttagcatgctaacaggctaaactaaggtggtgaacattataccagCTAAACATCCGCATGTTAGCCTTTAGCtctgagtacagcctcacagagctgcctgcGTGTGTGCAGACCCCCAGTGAATCAGGTTCATATGAACAGCAGATGTCTCAGTGCCACTCTGTGACTGTCGTCCTCAGGCTCGGTGGATCTGACCTACAGCGACATGCTGTACAAAGACCTCTCTGAAGGTCTGGAGGGTCTGCTGCTCAACAGTTACCTGCACCTGGTCTACCTGGTCACACCGTACGACATGATTTCACAGTGCAAGCCCGACTGGATGATGTTCTTCAGACAGGTAAAGAGTCCTCGTTGGACATCATGAAGTCACTGTTTCACAGATCCGTGTAGACCAGGTGTGTTTGTTACAGTTCACCCTGCTGTCAGCTGCAGAGCAGAAGATGTCTGCAGCCGTCGGGGTGCCGGAGAGCTTCGTTGCTAGAAAAGCTGCAGGACAGACGGTGAAGAAGGTGAGAAGCTGCAGACTGACGATGAACCCACAGGTCAGCACTTAGCTCCATCCTGATCGTCTCCGTTTGCTGGTGTCCTGCTTGTGTTGCTTCAGAGCGTGAACATGGAGGTGGTGAGGCGGATGTACCTGGCTCTGGTGCTGTTCTCCTTACTGAAGGAGACGAACCTGTGGAGCGTGGCCGACAGGTTCCAGCTGAGCCGAGGCTTCGTTCAGTCTCTGCTCAGCTCCTCCTCGGCCTTCTGCTCCTGTGTGCTGCACTTCACAGAGGTATCGCCTCCCCTGAGATCTGATATGAACTGCCTCCGCTGTGTGAGACTGATCTGAGGTCTGTAAATCTGTCTGTGAtcaggagctggaggagttcTGGCCGTTCAAAGCTCTGCTGACGGAGCTGACGCGAAGGCTGAGCTACTGTGTGAAGGCTGAGCTCATCCCTCTGATGGAGGTGGCTGGAGTCATGGAGGTCAGCGTGGAGGTTCAGGGTCTCAGGAGATCACAGTGTTTCCACAGTGAAATATCTAATAacatacagtttgttttcttcctgcagTCACGAGCCAAGCAGCTTTATACCGCTGGCTATAAAACGCTGACTCACCTGGCGAACGCTGACCCTGCTGTTCTGTCCAAGACCATAGAAAACCTCTACAAGAAACAAGCCAGCCAGATCGTGGCCTCTGCTAAAGTGAGCGTCCTCAGACTTAAAGATAACTTCATGCTTCCACTCAGTGAAGTCTTCCTGTGATCATTAACGTGTGAACTGTCTGTGTCTATCAGAtgatgtctctctgtcttccagaTGCTCCTGAATGAAAAAGCTGCAGCTCTTCAGGAGGAAGTGGACGAGCTGCTGACGCTGCCTTCAGATCTGCCCACAGCATGAAGACACAAGAACTGATCTGAGTTCAGTTATTACAGAGAAGTTTTATTCTCTTTGcacactgttttttatttgtttgaaatacATATCATATTAAACTGATGTACAAAAAGGACTCAGTGATACTGTAATGTGCTTAT from Enoplosus armatus isolate fEnoArm2 chromosome 18, fEnoArm2.hap1, whole genome shotgun sequence carries:
- the helq gene encoding helicase POLQ-like: MNAGKQEIKVKRVSSRKRSRDSLKTHLTPVPKRGGGGGGGGGTCLQQCPKTRRLGSIMADVPAAEFCSDSEDLFGDYDSILDDSSLLAKLDDAEQNERQQDLQRSAVDQPDFTTLRPSKDAVCKPSCEDILTDSILDSLGDEHFEDLPPSQRQFQEQIQENAKRSRLQDGDKTSTPFRNTDGTSEAGTERNVEDITKRQTKARRSVTDQLKRTMLCNAAAPSNVSRTVVLKEAVVSEEISIAKQAMETVSAETPDLGPFFGLPSKVKDLMYKLRGIKSLYDWQETCLNLDCVQERKNLIYSLPTSGGKTLVAEILVLRELLCRKKDCLFILPYISLVQEKVRGLASFGLELDFMVEEYAGSKGKFPPVKRRNSRSLYIATIEKAHSLVNSLIETSRMDDLGLVVVDELHMLGDGSRGAVIEMTLSKVLYMSKSTQIIGMSATLGNIKDLQTFLRAENYTNDFRPVQLKEYVKLNGTIYEVDPKEEDCFRFSRPLNFKYSSAMQKVDPDHIIALVTEVIPTHSCLVFCPTKKNCENVAAMICKYLKEEFLRLREAEKAVLLRELRDSGNGSVCPVLRKTVPYGLAYHHSGLTSEERKLVEEAYSNGVLCLLTCTSTLAAGINLPARRVILRSPYVATDFLKRSQYKQMVGRAGRAGIDTVGESILILQDKERNMAKTLVCAPMENCYSNLLHDDGKGLLSLILSLIGLHIARSLDQMRDFLCGTLLYVQQRQLCVESSVWEVVQQCVDLLKDKDLVTVTADCGGQTLQVTKLGRATYKGSVDLTYSDMLYKDLSEGLEGLLLNSYLHLVYLVTPYDMISQCKPDWMMFFRQFTLLSAAEQKMSAAVGVPESFVARKAAGQTVKKSVNMEVVRRMYLALVLFSLLKETNLWSVADRFQLSRGFVQSLLSSSSAFCSCVLHFTEELEEFWPFKALLTELTRRLSYCVKAELIPLMEVAGVMESRAKQLYTAGYKTLTHLANADPAVLSKTIENLYKKQASQIVASAKMLLNEKAAALQEEVDELLTLPSDLPTA